Proteins encoded within one genomic window of Thermodesulfobacteriota bacterium:
- a CDS encoding pyridoxine 5'-phosphate synthase, whose translation MTRLNVNVDHVATVRQARGGIEPDPVLAAYLAELAGAEGIVVHLREDRRHIQERDVWMLRETVKTKLNLEMAPTDAMVKIAADIKPDMATLVPEKRQELTTEGGLDTAGNPKEIKSVVRRLQKEGIFVSLFIDPDPAQIKAAAATGAEMVELHTGAYADAPDEAGREDELSRIRRAVKKAYSAGLRVSAGHGLNYFNVVSIAEIEGIEELNIGHSIISRAITAGIDLAVRDMIDLIRAGSL comes from the coding sequence ATGACACGGCTCAACGTCAACGTCGACCACGTTGCGACGGTAAGGCAGGCGCGTGGAGGCATAGAGCCAGACCCGGTGCTGGCGGCGTATCTCGCCGAGCTCGCCGGGGCCGAGGGAATAGTCGTTCACCTACGCGAGGACAGGAGGCACATCCAGGAAAGGGACGTCTGGATGCTGAGGGAGACGGTCAAGACGAAGCTCAACCTCGAAATGGCCCCCACGGACGCCATGGTGAAAATAGCCGCTGACATAAAGCCCGACATGGCCACGCTCGTGCCCGAAAAGAGGCAGGAGCTCACGACCGAGGGCGGGCTCGATACGGCGGGGAACCCGAAGGAGATAAAGTCCGTCGTCAGGCGATTACAGAAGGAAGGCATATTCGTCAGCCTCTTCATAGACCCCGACCCGGCGCAGATAAAGGCGGCCGCCGCCACGGGTGCCGAGATGGTCGAATTACACACCGGGGCATACGCCGACGCGCCCGACGAGGCAGGAAGGGAGGACGAGCTGTCACGAATCCGGAGGGCCGTCAAAAAGGCGTACTCAGCCGGGCTAAGGGTATCCGCCGGGCACGGGCTCAATTATTTCAACGTCGTTAGCATTGCGGAAATAGAAGGGATAGAAGAGCTGAACATAGGTCACAGCATAATATCGAGGGCTATCACCGCTGGAATTGACCTTGCGGTCAGGGATATGATAGACCTCATACGGGCAGGAAGCCTCTAG
- a CDS encoding histone deacetylase, whose translation MPKVGIVIDKLFVDHDNGMGHPETSERILAIADMLRHTGMRDEVTILEPRDATKEEITLVHTPEYFDKIASTRGKPRVFLDADTTTSPASYDAAVRAAGGMLSSIDAILEGRLDRAFPFVRPPGHHAEADRAMGFCLFNNVAVGAAYLTRMKGVDRVLIVDWDVHHGNGTQHMFYGRSDVLYFSTHQFPFYPGTGALGETGAGEGEGYTVNVPLKEGMGDAEYLKIFSEILGPVIEQYRPGFILVSAGFDTFFEDPLGGMRVTPEGFARQARFMLDAADKHSGGNIAFILEGGYNLDGLWISTKEVLEELLDKKRSEYDTVGGATAADDVIEQVKKEHSRYREF comes from the coding sequence ATGCCAAAAGTCGGAATAGTCATAGACAAGCTCTTCGTCGATCACGATAACGGGATGGGCCATCCCGAAACGAGCGAGCGCATACTCGCGATCGCCGACATGCTGCGGCACACCGGCATGAGGGACGAGGTCACCATACTAGAGCCGAGGGACGCTACGAAAGAGGAAATCACCCTCGTCCACACCCCCGAATACTTCGACAAAATAGCATCCACCAGGGGAAAGCCCCGCGTATTCCTCGACGCCGATACGACGACCAGCCCGGCCTCCTACGACGCCGCCGTGAGGGCGGCGGGCGGGATGCTCTCGTCTATAGACGCCATACTCGAAGGCAGGCTCGACCGCGCCTTCCCGTTCGTAAGGCCGCCCGGGCACCACGCCGAGGCAGACAGGGCCATGGGATTTTGCCTCTTTAACAACGTCGCCGTCGGCGCCGCGTACCTAACCCGGATGAAAGGCGTCGATCGCGTGCTGATAGTCGACTGGGACGTCCACCACGGGAACGGCACACAGCACATGTTCTACGGGAGGAGCGACGTCCTATACTTCTCTACGCACCAGTTCCCCTTCTACCCGGGCACCGGGGCGCTCGGCGAAACCGGCGCGGGAGAGGGCGAGGGATACACCGTGAACGTCCCGCTGAAGGAAGGCATGGGCGACGCCGAATACCTCAAAATATTCTCCGAGATCCTGGGCCCCGTTATAGAGCAGTACAGGCCCGGCTTCATTTTAGTCTCTGCCGGGTTCGACACCTTCTTCGAAGACCCCCTCGGCGGGATGCGCGTCACGCCCGAGGGCTTCGCCCGACAGGCGAGGTTCATGCTCGACGCCGCGGACAAACACTCCGGCGGCAATATAGCGTTCATCCTCGAAGGCGGGTACAACCTCGACGGCCTCTGGATTTCGACCAAGGAAGTGCTCGAAGAGCTCCTCGACAAGAAACGGAGCGAATACGACACGGTCGGCGGGGCGACCGCTGCGGACGACGTGATAGAGCAGGTGAAAAAGGAGCACTCCCGGTACCGGGAGTTCTAG
- a CDS encoding transcriptional repressor, protein MERRKTFNDYIAKKRLKSTKQRDIIFDEFFGNYMGKHVTVEELYEDIKKRHPFIGFATVYRTLKLFMECGIASERNFGDGKARYEPIRSEREHHHHMICNQCGKIYEFANNQVESCLNQIAKLNEFQLTNHKLEIYGLCSDCRAAKTA, encoded by the coding sequence ATGGAAAGAAGAAAAACCTTCAACGATTATATAGCCAAGAAGCGCCTCAAGTCCACCAAGCAGAGGGATATAATCTTCGATGAGTTCTTCGGTAATTACATGGGGAAACACGTCACAGTTGAAGAACTTTATGAAGATATAAAGAAGCGCCACCCGTTCATCGGCTTCGCGACAGTATACAGAACCCTCAAGCTCTTCATGGAGTGCGGTATTGCTTCCGAAAGGAATTTCGGCGACGGAAAGGCCCGTTACGAGCCGATTCGTTCCGAAAGAGAGCACCACCACCACATGATCTGCAACCAGTGCGGGAAGATATACGAATTTGCGAACAACCAGGTCGAGTCCTGTCTCAACCAGATAGCGAAGCTGAACGAATTCCAGCTCACGAACCACAAGCTGGAGATTTACGGCCTTTGTTCCGATTGCAGGGCGGCTAAAACGGCCTGA
- the folP gene encoding dihydropteroate synthase, with protein MGVLNVTPDSFHDGGKYSSTDAALRRAERMAEEGADIIDIGGESTRPGSEGVSEEEELARVVPVIRGIRKRLDTPLSIDTTKPGVARAALAEGASIVNDISGLKFGAGVAGAAAEYGAAMVLMHTSSRPRDMQEKTGYVSLVDDIIRSLDESIRKATAAGVPEENIIVDPGFGFGKTAAQNLTLLKELARFRELGRPILIGTSHKSFIGAVTEDPSGNRLEGTAATVAIGIMNGASIVRVHDVGCMKKIVLMADAVKNVN; from the coding sequence ATGGGGGTCCTCAACGTAACCCCCGACTCCTTTCACGACGGCGGTAAATACAGTTCGACGGACGCCGCCCTCAGGCGCGCCGAGAGGATGGCCGAGGAAGGGGCCGACATCATAGACATCGGCGGGGAATCGACGAGGCCCGGCTCCGAAGGGGTCTCCGAGGAAGAAGAGCTGGCGCGGGTCGTGCCCGTGATACGCGGGATACGGAAGCGGCTCGACACCCCGCTCTCCATAGACACGACCAAGCCCGGGGTCGCCCGGGCGGCGCTCGCCGAAGGGGCCTCCATTGTAAACGACATAAGCGGGCTCAAGTTCGGCGCGGGCGTGGCCGGGGCCGCCGCCGAATACGGGGCGGCGATGGTCCTCATGCACACGTCCTCACGCCCGCGCGACATGCAGGAAAAAACGGGATACGTATCCCTCGTAGACGACATAATAAGATCCCTCGATGAATCGATCCGGAAGGCCACCGCCGCCGGCGTCCCGGAAGAGAATATCATCGTCGATCCCGGGTTCGGGTTCGGAAAGACAGCCGCACAGAACCTTACGCTCCTTAAGGAGCTGGCGAGGTTCCGCGAGCTCGGAAGGCCCATTCTCATCGGCACGTCGCACAAGTCCTTCATCGGGGCGGTCACGGAAGACCCTTCCGGAAACAGGCTCGAGGGCACGGCCGCCACGGTCGCCATAGGGATAATGAACGGGGCTTCCATAGTGAGGGTGCACGACGTAGGCTGCATGAAAAAGATTGTGCTGATGGCCGACGCAGTTAAGAATGTAAATTAA
- a CDS encoding CdaR family protein: MKRWIKKREAYGAGDREREPIYKDWGKKVLALLIAISLWLVANLQHDVEKNVAIDINYTNLPPGLVVLNNPPEKLNIRARGPRSQLSSVSPDDMVFTIDLSNVSEGASIFEIRTDMIIPPRDVQVTGVSPSEIRIELDKLAQKEVAVTPKIGPPDTGYEIVGEPEVSPARVRISGPSSLLEKIKDIGGDLISLEGEKSSFSVEIPLRTPYSLVNILGRNTARVTVGLKETILEKEFNNLDINFVNFGNLDYETEGNVETEIAFEGPYSIINKLNSKDIELYVDGSGITEDGGKKTYKLDVNVEYPHKGVLKMTKQSPRTINVRLN; encoded by the coding sequence ATGAAACGCTGGATAAAAAAAAGAGAGGCCTACGGCGCGGGCGACCGCGAAAGGGAACCCATATATAAAGACTGGGGCAAGAAGGTGCTCGCCCTTCTCATCGCCATATCGTTATGGCTCGTGGCCAATCTCCAGCACGACGTCGAAAAGAACGTTGCGATAGACATAAATTATACGAATCTCCCGCCGGGGCTCGTCGTCCTGAACAACCCTCCTGAAAAGCTCAACATCCGCGCGCGCGGGCCGAGGAGCCAGCTCTCGTCCGTTTCTCCGGACGACATGGTGTTTACGATAGATCTGTCCAACGTGAGCGAGGGGGCGTCCATCTTCGAAATAAGGACCGACATGATAATCCCCCCGAGGGACGTACAGGTAACGGGCGTCAGCCCGTCCGAGATCAGGATAGAGCTCGACAAGCTCGCGCAGAAGGAAGTCGCGGTCACTCCTAAAATCGGCCCCCCGGACACGGGGTACGAAATCGTGGGAGAGCCCGAGGTCTCCCCGGCCCGGGTCAGGATAAGCGGCCCCTCGTCCCTTCTTGAGAAGATCAAGGATATCGGCGGCGACCTCATATCCCTCGAAGGGGAAAAGTCGAGTTTTTCGGTCGAAATACCCCTCAGGACCCCCTACTCTCTCGTTAACATACTCGGGCGGAATACAGCGCGCGTCACGGTGGGCCTCAAGGAAACCATCCTCGAAAAGGAGTTTAACAACCTCGACATCAACTTCGTCAATTTCGGCAATCTAGATTATGAAACGGAGGGCAACGTAGAGACGGAGATCGCGTTCGAAGGCCCCTACAGCATAATTAACAAACTCAACAGTAAGGATATAGAATTATACGTGGACGGCTCCGGTATAACGGAGGACGGGGGCAAGAAGACCTACAAGCTCGACGTTAACGTCGAGTACCCGCACAAGGGGGTGCTCAAGATGACGAAGCAGTCGCCGAGGACAATCAACGTCAGGCTGAATTAG
- the ftsH gene encoding ATP-dependent zinc metalloprotease FtsH, whose protein sequence is MNSQLFKNLVLWLVIFVAIIALYQLVHTPRTNVQEIPYSDFLASVEKGEVKNLEFKGEEIKGKFTNPAGEQTADGFKTVGPASEDLIKTLNEKGITFKFDANNEGSLTHMLLNWAPLVLLIVIMVIFMRQLQAGGTKAMSFGKNRARMLTENQNKITFKDVAGIDEAKEEVQEIVEFLKSPKKFTKLGGRIPKGILLVGPPGTGKTLLAKAIAGEAGVPFFIISGSDFVEMFVGVGASRVRDLFVQAKRHAPCIIFVDELDAVGRHRGAGLGGGHDEREQTLNQLLVEMDGFESNEGIIVMAATNRPDVLDPALLRPGRFDRQVVVPRPDVRGREEILKVHAKNTPLDESVNLPVIARSTPGFSGADLENLVNEAALHAARFGRPRISMDDFEYAKDKVIMGVERKSLIISDAEKKITAYHEAGHALVAKLTPNTDPIHKVTIIPRGMALGVTQQLPIEDKYTLSRTSLNATIMVLLGGRAAEEIVFGERTSGAGNDLERVTEIARRMVCEWGMSEKVGPITFGKGEEQIFLGKEISRPKDYSEETAIEIDSEIKTIIKNNYAKTKALLEDSIELLHKLAELLLEKEVIDGKELDELVKSYKSKDFSPSWEKPTGSEGSVALRNSNSNES, encoded by the coding sequence GTGAACAGCCAGCTATTCAAAAATTTGGTGCTATGGTTGGTCATATTTGTAGCGATTATAGCGCTTTACCAATTGGTGCATACCCCCAGGACTAACGTACAGGAAATCCCCTACAGCGATTTTCTCGCGAGCGTCGAAAAAGGAGAGGTAAAGAACCTCGAATTCAAGGGTGAGGAAATCAAGGGGAAATTCACGAACCCTGCGGGTGAGCAGACGGCCGACGGATTCAAAACCGTCGGGCCTGCGAGCGAAGACCTTATAAAGACACTCAACGAGAAAGGGATCACGTTCAAGTTCGACGCAAACAACGAGGGCTCGCTCACGCACATGCTTCTCAACTGGGCCCCTCTCGTGCTCCTCATCGTCATAATGGTCATCTTCATGCGCCAGCTCCAGGCGGGCGGGACGAAGGCGATGTCCTTCGGCAAGAACCGCGCACGCATGCTAACCGAAAACCAGAACAAGATAACGTTCAAGGACGTGGCCGGAATCGACGAGGCCAAGGAAGAAGTCCAGGAGATAGTCGAATTCCTCAAGAGCCCGAAAAAGTTCACCAAGCTCGGCGGCAGGATACCCAAGGGCATACTCCTCGTGGGCCCTCCGGGGACGGGTAAGACGCTTCTCGCCAAGGCCATAGCGGGCGAAGCGGGCGTTCCGTTCTTCATCATCAGCGGCAGCGACTTCGTCGAGATGTTCGTCGGCGTCGGCGCTTCCCGCGTAAGGGACCTCTTCGTCCAGGCCAAGCGCCACGCGCCCTGCATCATATTCGTCGACGAGCTCGACGCCGTGGGGCGTCACCGCGGTGCGGGGCTCGGCGGCGGACACGACGAAAGGGAGCAGACGCTGAACCAGCTCCTCGTCGAAATGGACGGGTTCGAATCGAACGAAGGCATCATAGTCATGGCGGCCACGAACCGCCCCGACGTTCTGGACCCCGCTCTCCTCCGCCCCGGAAGGTTCGACAGGCAGGTAGTAGTGCCGAGGCCCGACGTAAGGGGGAGGGAAGAGATCCTGAAGGTCCACGCGAAGAACACGCCTCTCGACGAATCGGTCAACCTTCCGGTCATCGCGCGCTCGACGCCGGGTTTTTCGGGGGCGGATCTCGAAAACCTCGTAAACGAGGCTGCGCTCCACGCGGCCCGGTTCGGAAGGCCCCGCATATCCATGGACGACTTCGAATACGCCAAGGACAAGGTAATAATGGGCGTCGAAAGGAAGAGCCTCATAATCAGCGACGCCGAAAAGAAAATAACGGCCTACCACGAGGCCGGGCACGCCCTCGTGGCCAAGCTCACCCCCAACACCGACCCGATACACAAGGTCACTATCATCCCGAGGGGGATGGCGCTCGGTGTAACGCAGCAGCTCCCGATAGAGGACAAGTACACGCTGTCCCGCACTAGCCTGAACGCCACGATAATGGTGCTTCTGGGCGGGCGCGCCGCCGAGGAGATAGTCTTCGGCGAAAGGACGAGCGGCGCCGGGAACGACCTCGAGCGTGTCACCGAGATCGCCCGCAGGATGGTCTGCGAATGGGGAATGAGCGAGAAGGTCGGACCGATAACGTTCGGAAAGGGTGAAGAGCAGATATTCCTCGGCAAGGAGATTTCGAGGCCCAAGGACTACAGCGAAGAGACGGCCATCGAAATAGACAGCGAGATAAAAACCATCATCAAGAACAACTATGCGAAGACGAAAGCCCTTCTCGAAGACTCGATAGAGCTCCTCCACAAGCTCGCGGAGCTTCTGCTCGAAAAGGAAGTTATCGACGGGAAGGAGCTCGACGAGCTCGTCAAGAGCTACAAGTCGAAGGATTTTTCGCCCTCCTGGGAAAAGCCGACAGGGTCCGAAGGCTCCGTCGCGCTCAGGAACAGCAACTCGAACGAATCTTGA
- a CDS encoding folylpolyglutamate synthase/dihydrofolate synthase family protein, whose amino-acid sequence MTIKDANSYLDSLGFHKIKPGLERIGALLRRLGNPQDKVPAVIVGGTNGKGSVTAAISAVLGREGYLTGDYTSPHLVSITERIKLGGEEISPDDLARIIFRVKDAADAEGESPSYFEVVTAAAFVYFAGRGADFMVLEVGMGGRWDATNVTTPLVSVITNVSMDHTEYLGRTLPAIALEKACIIKPGAPVVTAARGAALGVITDYAREAGSHAYIHGRDFRFSGGGTSDFTYSGREWKLPGLTSNLAGLYQLENLSVALAALEAFSLDCGIDISEAAVRAGLADIRWPGRLETLRESPPLILDSAHNPGGGRALVKSLRALYPGTKFTFLVGMLDDKRHGPFLKEIAGVAGRLIITEVPSSRTTPAEKLLGAAAKYVACEITVIKDYAEAYGKLLDLNEPSCIAGSIYLAGAIRKLVQTGERARVL is encoded by the coding sequence ATGACGATAAAAGACGCCAATTCCTACCTGGACTCCCTCGGATTCCACAAGATAAAACCCGGACTCGAAAGGATCGGGGCCCTCCTTCGAAGGCTCGGAAACCCGCAGGATAAAGTCCCGGCCGTAATCGTCGGCGGCACGAACGGCAAGGGCTCTGTGACGGCGGCAATTTCGGCCGTCCTCGGGCGGGAGGGCTACCTCACGGGGGACTACACCTCACCCCACCTGGTAAGCATAACGGAAAGGATAAAGCTTGGCGGAGAAGAGATAAGCCCGGACGACCTCGCCCGGATCATATTCCGCGTCAAGGATGCGGCGGACGCCGAAGGCGAATCGCCGAGCTATTTCGAGGTCGTCACGGCGGCGGCCTTCGTCTATTTCGCCGGGCGCGGCGCGGATTTCATGGTGCTCGAAGTCGGCATGGGCGGAAGGTGGGACGCGACGAACGTCACCACCCCTCTCGTATCCGTCATAACGAACGTCTCCATGGACCACACCGAATACCTCGGCCGCACCCTTCCGGCGATAGCGCTCGAAAAGGCCTGCATAATAAAGCCCGGCGCTCCTGTCGTCACCGCCGCCCGTGGGGCCGCCCTCGGCGTTATCACGGACTACGCCCGCGAGGCCGGGTCCCATGCCTACATCCACGGCAGGGATTTCAGGTTCTCGGGCGGCGGGACGTCCGACTTCACTTATTCCGGCAGGGAGTGGAAGCTCCCCGGGCTCACGTCGAACCTCGCCGGCCTCTACCAGCTCGAAAACCTGTCCGTCGCGCTGGCCGCCCTCGAGGCCTTCAGCCTCGACTGCGGCATCGATATAAGCGAGGCGGCCGTAAGGGCTGGCCTCGCCGACATTAGATGGCCCGGGCGGCTCGAAACCCTTCGCGAATCCCCGCCGCTCATACTCGACAGCGCACACAACCCGGGCGGCGGCAGGGCGCTCGTAAAATCCCTCCGCGCGCTCTACCCCGGAACGAAATTCACCTTCCTCGTCGGCATGCTCGACGACAAGCGGCACGGCCCGTTTTTAAAGGAGATAGCCGGGGTCGCCGGAAGGCTCATAATCACCGAAGTCCCGTCGTCGAGGACGACACCCGCCGAAAAACTACTCGGAGCGGCGGCGAAGTATGTCGCCTGCGAGATAACGGTAATAAAAGACTACGCCGAGGCGTACGGCAAACTCCTGGACCTTAACGAGCCCTCCTGCATCGCGGGCTCGATCTACCTCGCGGGGGCTATAAGGAAGCTCGTACAGACCGGCGAGCGGGCCCGAGTCCTTTGA
- the cysK gene encoding cysteine synthase A, whose amino-acid sequence MELDYKAAPETELPGKYTSRGDGKIGNLVVDNILSLIGSTPVVRLRNVVPEGSADIWAKLESLNPAGSMKERISLAMLNKAEEEGLIEPGRSVIVEATTGNTGIGLALVCAVKGYRLVLTAPDDMSLERRQTLSAYGAEVVLVPAGQMEDSLVRAEEVAAEIPGAFIPHHFANRENPETHRLHTGPEIMEQVPGVIDAFVAGVGTGGTVTGVGEALKKENPDVIIAAVEPEESPILSGGEPGAHDIVGIGHGFIPATLDRSIYDEVIRVSTEEARRLTRELAKREGLLVGISSGAACAGALMLAGRLGKGKQVVTMFCDTGERYLSTGLFG is encoded by the coding sequence ATGGAGCTTGACTACAAGGCAGCGCCGGAAACAGAACTTCCAGGCAAATACACATCCCGGGGAGATGGAAAAATAGGGAATCTGGTAGTAGATAACATACTATCCCTCATTGGGAGTACGCCCGTCGTAAGGCTGAGGAACGTCGTGCCCGAAGGCTCGGCCGACATATGGGCCAAGCTCGAGAGCCTGAACCCGGCCGGGAGCATGAAGGAGCGTATTTCGCTCGCCATGCTGAACAAGGCCGAGGAAGAGGGGCTCATCGAGCCCGGACGGAGCGTAATAGTAGAGGCCACGACGGGCAACACCGGCATAGGGCTCGCGCTCGTGTGCGCGGTGAAGGGATACAGGCTCGTACTCACGGCCCCCGACGACATGAGCCTCGAAAGGAGACAGACCCTCTCGGCATACGGGGCCGAGGTCGTCCTCGTTCCGGCGGGCCAGATGGAAGACTCGCTCGTAAGGGCCGAGGAGGTAGCGGCCGAAATCCCGGGCGCTTTCATACCCCACCACTTCGCGAACCGGGAAAACCCCGAGACCCACAGGCTCCACACGGGGCCCGAGATTATGGAGCAGGTGCCGGGCGTCATAGACGCGTTCGTTGCCGGCGTAGGCACGGGGGGCACGGTAACAGGCGTCGGAGAGGCATTAAAAAAAGAGAACCCGGACGTTATAATCGCCGCTGTCGAGCCCGAGGAGTCGCCCATACTTTCGGGGGGCGAGCCCGGAGCGCACGATATCGTGGGGATCGGCCACGGCTTCATCCCGGCGACGCTAGACAGGAGTATCTACGACGAAGTAATAAGAGTCAGCACCGAAGAGGCCCGGAGGCTCACGAGAGAGCTCGCGAAACGCGAGGGCCTCCTGGTCGGAATATCCTCCGGCGCGGCGTGCGCCGGGGCGCTCATGCTTGCCGGGAGGCTCGGCAAGGGAAAACAGGTAGTGACCATGTTCTGCGACACGGGGGAAAGATATCTCAGCACGGGGCTTTTCGGGTGA
- the glmM gene encoding phosphoglucosamine mutase has product MKRLFGTDGIRGVANQEPMTPEMSLRLGKALAYLLKQRTKGPHPLKIVIGKDTRLSGYIFEQALSAGIAAMGVDVLLVGPLPTPAIAFITQSMRADAGIVISASHNPYEDNGIKIFDRYGYKLPDEEEIRIEELMQNGESNRLRASPGDIGKAHRIDDAPGRYVVFAKNSFPQNLTLEGVKIVLDCANGAGYKVSPIIFQELGADVVTIGVNPDGKNINTDCGSLNPELLRKRVLETGADLGIALDGDADRVIFCDEAGDIVDGDKVIAICADEMIRNGSLRGNTVVTTLMSNMALENFVKDKGVDFVRTEVGDRYVSEAMRARGCNLGGEQSGHIIFLDHTTTGDGTLAALQVLAIMKREERPLSELARIIDLYPQLLLNVRIRERKELSKIKNLDGLIRSNENRLSGRGRINIRYSGTEPISRVMVEGEDVTLIKEIAAELADAIQKDIGAEAS; this is encoded by the coding sequence ATGAAAAGACTTTTCGGAACGGACGGGATAAGAGGCGTAGCGAACCAGGAGCCCATGACGCCCGAGATGAGCCTCAGGCTCGGCAAGGCGCTCGCTTATCTTCTAAAGCAGCGGACAAAGGGCCCGCACCCGCTCAAGATAGTCATAGGCAAGGACACGAGGCTCTCGGGATACATCTTCGAGCAGGCCCTCTCCGCGGGCATAGCGGCCATGGGCGTGGACGTGCTCCTCGTGGGGCCGCTGCCGACCCCGGCGATAGCCTTCATCACGCAGAGCATGCGCGCCGACGCGGGCATAGTGATCTCGGCCTCGCACAACCCCTACGAAGACAACGGCATAAAGATATTCGACAGGTACGGGTACAAGCTCCCGGACGAGGAAGAAATCCGCATCGAGGAGCTCATGCAGAACGGCGAGAGCAACCGGCTCAGGGCCTCTCCCGGCGACATAGGCAAGGCGCACAGGATAGACGACGCCCCCGGCAGATACGTCGTATTCGCCAAGAACTCCTTCCCCCAGAACCTCACGCTGGAGGGGGTCAAAATAGTCCTCGACTGCGCGAACGGCGCTGGGTATAAGGTTTCACCCATCATCTTCCAGGAGCTCGGGGCCGACGTCGTAACCATAGGCGTAAACCCCGACGGGAAGAACATAAACACGGACTGCGGCTCGCTCAATCCCGAGCTTTTAAGAAAGCGAGTCCTCGAAACCGGGGCCGACCTCGGCATAGCCCTCGACGGCGACGCCGACAGGGTCATATTCTGCGACGAGGCGGGCGACATAGTAGACGGCGACAAGGTCATAGCCATTTGCGCCGACGAGATGATACGGAACGGGAGCCTCAGGGGCAACACCGTCGTCACGACGCTCATGAGCAACATGGCACTCGAGAATTTCGTAAAGGACAAGGGGGTCGATTTCGTGAGGACAGAGGTCGGCGACAGGTACGTTTCCGAGGCCATGCGCGCCCGGGGGTGTAACCTCGGCGGCGAGCAGTCGGGGCACATCATCTTCCTCGACCACACCACGACCGGCGATGGCACGCTCGCAGCGCTCCAGGTGCTGGCCATAATGAAAAGGGAGGAGAGGCCGCTTTCAGAGCTTGCGAGGATAATCGATCTTTACCCGCAGCTCCTCCTTAACGTGAGGATAAGGGAGCGTAAAGAGCTCAGCAAGATAAAAAATCTCGACGGCCTCATCCGCTCGAACGAAAACAGGCTTTCGGGCAGGGGGCGCATAAACATCAGGTACTCGGGCACGGAGCCCATATCGAGGGTCATGGTCGAGGGCGAGGACGTCACCCTTATAAAAGAGATAGCCGCCGAGCTTGCGGATGCGATACAAAAAGACATAGGAGCGGAAGCGTCATGA
- the cdaA gene encoding diadenylate cyclase CdaA, with protein MFDAILNYRYVWDTLDILLVAFIIYYVLRMLEGTRALQVLFGFVLLVVLYYVSQRGLFTLNWILGQFLGSIILIVVIIFQNDIRRGLAALGRRPFLLKMSPVKSKEQYLEEVVKASSYLANRYIGALMAIERNQTLSDYIEIGMRVDALVSRELIISIFNPSSPLHDGGIIIVGNRIISAGSFFPLTTDPDLERELGTRHRAALGLSSETDAVVIVVSEETGNISLAIGGEITRGLDATSLHNRLMDALDIKRPTAKKSGLVNRLIHKEEGEDKNL; from the coding sequence ATGTTCGACGCTATATTAAATTACAGGTACGTGTGGGACACGCTCGACATACTGCTCGTGGCGTTCATCATCTACTACGTGCTCCGCATGCTCGAGGGGACGAGGGCGCTCCAGGTGCTCTTCGGCTTCGTTCTCCTCGTCGTCCTCTACTACGTCTCCCAGCGCGGGCTCTTTACGCTCAACTGGATACTCGGGCAGTTCCTGGGCTCGATAATCCTCATAGTCGTTATCATATTCCAGAACGACATTCGGAGGGGGCTCGCCGCCCTCGGACGTCGGCCGTTTCTGCTGAAGATGTCACCCGTGAAATCTAAAGAGCAATACCTCGAAGAAGTGGTCAAGGCCTCGAGCTACCTCGCCAACAGGTACATAGGCGCACTCATGGCCATAGAGCGCAACCAGACCCTTTCGGACTACATCGAAATAGGGATGAGGGTGGACGCGCTCGTTTCGAGAGAGCTCATAATCAGCATATTCAACCCCTCGTCGCCGCTTCACGACGGCGGGATCATAATAGTCGGGAACAGGATAATCTCGGCGGGCTCGTTCTTCCCGCTGACGACCGACCCCGACCTCGAAAGGGAGCTCGGCACGCGGCACAGGGCGGCGCTCGGGCTCTCGTCCGAGACTGACGCCGTCGTCATAGTAGTCTCCGAGGAAACGGGCAATATATCCCTCGCCATAGGCGGCGAAATAACCCGCGGCCTCGACGCGACTTCGCTCCACAACAGGCTTATGGACGCACTCGACATAAAGAGGCCTACGGCGAAAAAATCCGGGCTCGTAAACAGGCTCATTCACAAGGAGGAGGGCGAGGACAAGAACCTTTAA